One Cryptomeria japonica chromosome 9, Sugi_1.0, whole genome shotgun sequence genomic window carries:
- the LOC131858216 gene encoding pathogenesis-related protein 1-like codes for MVAGSFSIEIESPVEAKRLWKATVDTHNLLPKQAPGLISGITLVQGDGGVGTIRHVNFTPANKDFSYMKEKVDLVDEANLVYGYSLVEGGMLGEKVASVSHKIKYTPKPGGNGGCITTFTCNYDSLPGVPQDEAKIEEIKANNTGLFKQVEEYLIANPTLYC; via the exons atggTGGCAGGAAGTTTCAGCATTGAAATAGAGTCTCCAGTGGAGGCAAAAAGGCTGTGGAAAGCAACTGTGGACACCCACAACTTATTGCCAAAGCAAGCACCAGGCCTCATATCGGGCATCACACTTGTTCAAGGTGATGGAGGAGTTGGTACCATTCGACACGTTAATTTCACTCCTG CCAACAAAGATTTTAGCTATATGAAAGAGAAAGTGGACTTAGTTGACGAGGCCAACCTGGTTTATGGTTACAGCCTTGTGGAAGGAGGAATGTTGGGGGAAAAGGTAGCGTCAGTAAGCCACAAGATTAAATACACCCCTAAACCAGGGGGTAATGGTGGATGCATTACCACATTTACCTGCAACTACGATAGCCTACCTGGTGTTCCCCAGGATGAAGCCAAAATTGAGGAGATCAAGGCCAACAACACTGGTTTGTTCAAGCAGGTGGAGGAATATCTTATCGCCAATCCCACTTTATACTGCTAA